One Oncorhynchus clarkii lewisi isolate Uvic-CL-2024 chromosome 28, UVic_Ocla_1.0, whole genome shotgun sequence genomic region harbors:
- the LOC139387338 gene encoding uncharacterized protein, whose translation MASCNFQAQLVSILEVLAKAAVAEISNRVDDSCAVIRLEMTQSQRDIDVLKNKCQMMERELKKTRGRVRRKGFYPMLSERSSYPVKIVLNKQRSNSQWGEDNMAVEEDSHLHPRDVETEPILIKDEETAEDVWKTDPQEELRITGEESGSKPGKPPSFEQRHCDEDFITQPNISPRDSVEHYPNSDRPEEPGTPQLPSTEVFSTEQHRPDKDSLNLVMVKEEELDQTTALAGHDQFVMDDNDGQLWTSVGPGRNTDPDGHPDFSFHSTEEYSQNISIFPSHSGLPSVPTMTNEVGPPLHYSIVKPHANMFSAAAHMKRHIRTMADETRQQMPEGQSSETLNSNNVGNSLALQSRQHQYSASEATVRLSECMTGSNMATTSTFSEYSLSHSSFNMVKRMRTQWRSGGTTERRFSCTFCGKSFQRLCQLKVHLRSHTGEKPYTCDQCGRSFTQQCNLIRHAMVHSGEKPYECTQCGKCFTRRSKMTSHQRTHIGESPVSQYVIPAYPGDPHTSLM comes from the exons ATGGCCAGCTGCAATTTTCAGGCGCAGTTGGTATCCATTCTTGAGGTATTGGCTAAAGCAGCTGTAGCAGAAATAAGCAATCGTGTAGATGATAGCTGTGCTGTTATACGTTTGGAAATGACCCAAAGCCAGCGTGATATTGATGTACTGAAAAATAAATGTCAAATGATGGAGAGGGAGCTGAAGAAGACACGAGGACGAGTCAGGAGAAAAG GTTTTTACCCCATGTTATCAGAGAGATCTTCATATCCAGTCAAGATTGTTTTGAACAAGCAGAGGAGTAACTCACAGTGGGGAGAAGACAATATGGCAGTTGAAGAGGACTCTCATCTCCAT CCTAGAGATGTGGAGACTGAACCCATACTGATCAAAGatgaggagacagcagaggacgtGTGGAAGACTGACCCTCAGGAAGAGCTCAGGATTACTGGAGAGG AATCTGGTTCCAAGCCTGGGAAACCACCATCCTTTGAGCAACGGCACTGTGATGAGGACTTCATCACACAACCCAATATATCTCCCAGAGACTCAGTGGAACATTACCCCAATTCTGATCGTCCAGAGGAACCAGGAACACCCCAGCTCCCATCTACAGAGGTGTTCAGCACAGAGCAGCACCGGCCAGACAAGGACTCACTAAACCTAGTGATGGTGAAAGAGGAGGAGCTGGATCAGACCACAGCCCTGGCAGGACATGACCAGTTTGTCATGGATGACAATGATGGGCAGCTGTGGACCTCTGTGGGTCCAGGCAGAAACACTGACCCTGATGGCCACCCAGATTTCTCCTTTCATTCCACAGAAGAGTACTCTCAGAATATCTCAATTTTCCCATCTCATAGTGGGCTGCCATCCGTTCCTACAATGACCAATGAAGTGGGGCCACCGCTTCACTATTCTATTGTGAAACCACATGCTAACATGTTCAGTGCAGCAGCACACATGAAAAGACATATCAGGACAATGGCTGATGAGACTAGACAACAGATGCCAGAGGGACAGAGTAGCGAGACGCTGAACTCAAATAATGTAGGTAATAGTTTAGCTCTACAGTCAAGGCAGCATCAATACAGTGCTTCAGAAGCAACAGTGAGATTGAGTGAGTGCATGACAGGTTCAAACATGGCCACCACCTCCACCTTCTCAGAATACAGCCTGAGTCACAGTAGTTTTAACATGGTGAAGAGAATGAGGACTCAGTGGAGGTCGGGCGGCACCACCGAGAGGCGTTTCAGCTGCACCTTTTGTGGGAAGAGCTTCCAGCGTCTCTGCCAGCTCAAAGTACACCTCCGGAGTCACACCGGAGAGAAACCGTACACCTGCGATCAGTGTGGCAGGAGTTTTACCCAGCAGTGCAACCTGATCAGACATGCTATGGTCCACAGCGGGGAGAAGCCCTACGAGTGCACACAGTGTGGGAAGTGCTTCACCCGGCGCTCCAAAATGACATCACATCAGAGAACTCACATAGGAGAGAGTCCAGTGTCTCAATACGTGATACCTGCATACCCTGGGGATCCACACACAAGTTTAATGTAG
- the LOC139387340 gene encoding uncharacterized protein has protein sequence MASCNFQAQLVSIMEVLAKAAVAEINKRVDDSCAVIRLEMTQSQRDIDVLKRKWQMMESELEKTRRRKERSSYPVKIVLNKQRSSSQCRDEELAVEEDSQPQSTDVEQGVKTELILIKDEETAEDVWKTDPQEELRITGEESGSKPGKPPSFEQRHCDEDFITQPNISPRDSVEHYTNSDRPEESGTPRLASTEVFSTEQHRPDEDSLDLVMVKEEELDHTTALAGPDQFVMDESDRQLWTSVDPGRDTDPVCHPDFSFHSTEEYSQNISIYPSHSGLPSVPTMTDEVGPSLHSSIWKPHANMFSAAKHMTRHVRTLADETRQQMPEGQSSETLNSNNDGNSLALQPRKHQYRASEATVRLSECMTGSNMASTFSGYSLSHSSFNMVKRMRTQWRSGGTTERRFSCTFCGKSFQRLCQLKVHLRSHTGEKPYTCEQCGRSFTKQCNLIRHAVVHSGEKPFECTQCGKCFTQRSNMTSHQRTHIGESAVSPYVAPAYSGDPHTSLI, from the exons ATGGCGAGCTGCAATTTTCAGGCGCAGTTGGTATCCATTATGGAGGTATTAGCTAAAGCAGCTGTAGCAGAAATAAACAAACGTGTAGATGATAGCTGTGCTGTTATACGTTTGGAAATGACCCAAAGCCAGCGAGATATTGATGTATTGAAAAGGAAGTGGCAAATGATGGAGAGCGAGCTGGAGAAGACGCGCAGACGAAAAG AGAGATCTTCATATCCAGTCAAAATTGTTTTGAATAAGCAGAGGAGTAGCTCACAGTGCAGAGACGAAGAGCTGGCTGTTGAAGAGGACTCTCAACCCCAG TCTACCGATGTGGAGCAGGGAGTGAAGACTGAACTCATACTGATCAAAGatgaggagacagcagaggacgtGTGGAAGACTGACCCTCAGGAAGAGCTCAGGATCACTGGAGAGG AATCTGGTTCCAAGCCTGGGAAACCACCATCCTTTGAGCAACGGCACTGTGATGAGGACTTCATCACACAACCCAATATATCTCCCAGAGACTCCGTGGAACATTACACCAATTCTGATCGTCCAGAGGAATCAGGAACACCCCGGCTCGCATCTACAGAGGTGTTCAGCACAGAGCAGCACCGGCCGGACGAGGACTCACTAGACCTAGTGATGGTGAAAGAGGAGGAGCTGGATCATACCACGGCCCTGGCAGGACCTGACCAGTTTGTCATGGATGAGTCTGATAGGCAGCTGTGGACCTCTGTGGATCCAGGCAGAGACACTGACCCTGTCTGCCACCCAGATTTCTCCTTTCATTCCACAGAAGAGTACTCTCAGAATATCTCAATTTACCCATCTCATAGTGGGCTGCCATCTGTTCCTACTATGACAGATGAAGTGGGGCCATCGCTTCACTCTTctatatggaaaccacatgctAACATGTTCAGTGCAGCAAAACACATGACAAGACATGTCAGGACATTGGCTGATGAGACTAGACAACAGATGCCAGAGGGACAGAGCAGCGAGACGCTGAACTCAAATAATGATGGAAATAGTTTAGCTCTACAGCCAAGGAAGCATCAGTACAGGGCTTCAGAAGCAACAGTGAGATTGAGTGAGTGCATGACAGGGTCAAACATGGCCTCCACCTTCTCTGGATACAGCCTGAGTCACAGTAGTTTTAACATGGTGAAGAGAATGAGGACTCAGTGGAGGTCGGGCGGCACCACTGAGAGGCGTTTCAGCTGCACCTTCTGTGGGAAGAGCTTCCAGCGTCTCTGCCAGCTCAAAGTACACCTCCGGagtcacactggagagaaaccgtaCACCTGCGAACAGTGTGGCAGGAGTTTTACCAAGCAGTGCAACTTGATCAGACATGCTGTGGTCCACAGTGGGGAGAAGCCCTTCGAGTGCACACAGTGTGGGAAATGCTTCACCCAGCGTTCCAATATGACATCACATCAGAGAACTCACATAGGAGAGAGTGCAGTGTCTCCATATGTAGCACCTGCATACTCTGGGGATCCACACACAAGTTTAATATAG